A window from Leptospira meyeri encodes these proteins:
- a CDS encoding chemotaxis protein CheA — MERDDVLEYLLEARETLENIEKELLQFEKSTLDGSLVERELLDTLFRHFHTIKGSSGFFGLSAIVKMAHAAENLLDYLRNNPEAQDEDTLELLITALDHLNELVEHEESSPSGGDFFNEEQTKFLKKLNDKNDLIRVKQIQTIETSEPKQDESEFGLFSETKENKNQNEEFGLFIENSAPNTNEEFGLFSNDSKQLPNEEFGLFAKQEEPFGKESLKKTEEILKTEKKSIIKKDIRIDTDKLDSLLDIVGEIVITEPMVTDHPDITKLKLENFQKTALQLKKLIRNLQEITLSLRMVPIAGIFTRMERLVRDTAKKTGKQVLLSISGEDTEIDKSIIEEMYDPLVHIIRNAIDHGLETPQERKEAGKQPQGTIQLTANQSGKEVWIEVCDDGKGLNREKILNKAISLGLIHQSETENLEDKDVWEFLFHPGFSTANQVTDLSGRGVGLDVVRKNVTTLKGFVDVFSNYGYGTTFLIRVPLTLAIIEGLVVRKSDTYFILPSIDVKESMFLSNEPINELYKNNHSIQYRTNQISIVDINLLFGKDSDLNDQRYLKEKYLIVTESHEKQMGIVFDEILGNQSIVIKPISPIFKNINGLAGCTILGNGHAGLILDVRKLISNHLSSVTI; from the coding sequence ATGGAAAGAGACGATGTATTAGAATATCTGTTAGAAGCACGGGAAACACTTGAAAACATCGAAAAGGAACTCCTACAATTCGAGAAATCAACGTTAGATGGTAGCCTAGTAGAAAGAGAACTGCTTGATACATTATTTCGACATTTCCATACCATCAAAGGGAGCTCTGGTTTTTTTGGATTATCTGCCATTGTAAAAATGGCCCATGCAGCCGAAAATCTCCTCGATTATTTGCGAAACAATCCAGAAGCACAAGACGAAGACACTTTAGAATTACTGATCACTGCCCTCGACCACTTGAACGAGTTAGTGGAACACGAAGAATCGTCTCCATCTGGTGGCGATTTTTTTAACGAGGAACAAACCAAATTCTTAAAAAAATTGAACGACAAAAATGATTTAATCCGTGTTAAACAAATTCAAACAATAGAAACCTCAGAGCCTAAACAGGATGAGTCTGAGTTTGGATTGTTTTCTGAAACAAAGGAGAACAAAAATCAAAATGAAGAGTTTGGTTTATTCATAGAAAATTCGGCACCGAATACTAACGAAGAGTTTGGGCTGTTCTCAAATGACTCTAAACAATTACCAAATGAAGAGTTTGGATTATTTGCAAAACAAGAAGAACCTTTTGGGAAAGAATCTCTTAAAAAAACAGAGGAAATTTTAAAAACAGAAAAAAAATCTATTATCAAAAAAGATATTCGAATTGATACAGATAAGTTAGATTCTCTTCTCGACATTGTTGGAGAAATAGTCATCACCGAACCGATGGTAACCGATCATCCAGATATCACAAAACTCAAACTAGAAAACTTTCAAAAAACGGCTCTCCAGTTAAAAAAATTAATTAGAAATCTTCAGGAAATCACTCTTAGTTTAAGAATGGTTCCGATTGCCGGAATTTTCACCCGTATGGAACGTCTTGTGAGAGACACTGCAAAAAAAACAGGCAAACAGGTGTTACTTAGCATCTCCGGAGAAGATACGGAAATAGATAAATCCATCATTGAAGAAATGTATGACCCCTTAGTCCACATCATTCGAAATGCCATCGATCACGGATTAGAAACACCACAAGAAAGAAAAGAAGCCGGCAAACAACCTCAAGGGACAATCCAACTAACAGCGAATCAATCAGGTAAAGAAGTATGGATCGAAGTATGCGATGATGGAAAAGGTTTAAATCGAGAAAAAATTTTAAATAAAGCGATATCACTTGGACTCATCCATCAATCGGAAACAGAAAATCTTGAAGACAAAGATGTTTGGGAATTTTTATTTCATCCAGGTTTTTCTACAGCAAACCAAGTTACCGACTTATCCGGACGAGGTGTTGGCCTAGATGTCGTTAGAAAAAATGTAACCACATTAAAAGGATTCGTCGATGTATTTTCGAATTATGGCTACGGAACAACATTTCTCATTCGAGTCCCTTTGACTCTTGCCATCATTGAAGGACTCGTTGTTCGAAAGTCGGATACTTATTTTATCTTACCTTCCATAGATGTAAAGGAATCAATGTTTCTTTCCAATGAACCTATCAACGAACTATATAAGAATAACCATAGTATTCAATATAGAACCAACCAGATTTCCATTGTCGATATAAACTTATTATTCGGAAAAGATTCCGATTTAAACGATCAAAGGTATCTTAAAGAAAAATACTTAATTGTTACAGAATCACATGAAAAACAAATGGGGATTGTTTTTGATGAAATCCTAGGAAACCAATCGATTGTGATTAAACCCATATCACCAATATTTAAAAACATCAATGGTCTTGCCGGTTGCACCATACTTGGCAACGGCCATGCAGGTTTAATTCTTGATGTAAGAAAACTAATTAGCAACCATCTATCGTCGGTTACAATATGA
- a CDS encoding protein-glutamate methylesterase/protein-glutamine glutaminase produces the protein MKKHTVIVVDDQKSVRSMIKRWIESDSNWEVVGEAANPYEARDLIVEKQPEAMTLDVHMPGMDGIVFLKKLLPQYPMPVIMFSSSTTEGASITLEALEAGAFDYVTKPIGTPESLTETKEDLLSKLKESLNYNLTKISFDSQTEPPTTKKDHQKTTFKRKFIFIGSSTGGTTALRNLLNNVDESFPPILIAQHMPENFTALFAQRLNADLKVRVKEAKDKEVLQSGHVYIAPGNFHLGIQKIGPEYYTKIFQTDKKNGHRPSVDVLFESASELGIAENSIGIILTGMGSDGASGLLALKNQGCLTIGQNKETCVVYGMPKVAYELGAVTYQVPLNMMVDKIREIASL, from the coding sequence ATGAAGAAACATACAGTCATTGTTGTGGATGATCAAAAATCTGTGCGCAGTATGATTAAACGTTGGATTGAATCTGATTCTAACTGGGAAGTCGTAGGAGAAGCAGCAAACCCTTATGAAGCCAGAGATCTCATAGTAGAAAAACAACCAGAGGCGATGACTTTAGATGTTCATATGCCGGGAATGGATGGAATTGTTTTTCTAAAAAAACTTCTCCCACAATATCCTATGCCAGTGATTATGTTTAGTTCCTCAACCACAGAAGGGGCTAGTATAACTTTGGAAGCACTTGAAGCAGGTGCCTTTGATTATGTAACCAAACCCATAGGCACACCAGAAAGTTTAACTGAAACAAAAGAAGACTTGCTCTCAAAATTAAAAGAAAGCCTAAATTACAATTTAACAAAGATTAGCTTTGACTCTCAAACTGAACCCCCGACAACAAAAAAAGATCACCAAAAGACAACCTTCAAAAGAAAATTCATCTTCATTGGTTCTTCAACAGGGGGAACAACCGCCTTACGAAATTTGTTAAACAACGTCGATGAAAGTTTCCCACCGATTCTGATTGCGCAACATATGCCCGAGAACTTTACAGCTTTGTTCGCACAGCGACTCAACGCTGATTTAAAGGTGCGGGTGAAAGAAGCAAAAGACAAAGAAGTTTTACAATCTGGCCATGTATACATTGCGCCCGGGAATTTCCACCTTGGGATCCAAAAGATTGGTCCAGAGTATTATACAAAAATATTCCAAACAGATAAAAAGAATGGGCATAGACCATCTGTGGATGTTTTATTCGAATCGGCAAGCGAACTAGGAATCGCAGAGAATAGCATCGGCATTATACTTACAGGAATGGGTAGTGACGGAGCTTCGGGTCTATTGGCATTAAAAAACCAAGGGTGCCTCACCATTGGACAGAATAAGGAAACATGCGTTGTTTATGGGATGCCAAAAGTTGCCTACGAATTAGGAGCAGTCACTTATCAAGTTCCTTTAAATATGATGGTAGATAAAATTAGGGAAATTGCCTCATTATGA
- a CDS encoding ATP-binding protein, whose protein sequence is MIPHSLLFDSENTKHTAKLLKEINYTFERVVQFEEIAKALEDGKFHFLIFHVADVTNDEEQKKLTELTKHFPQTLILVITDKTKWDTTASLLKQHMVYDFIQTPIEINQLQFTLDRSLQYLLTKLKSQFINEAENHLYRRMVEIFDWKKSLSHKENENIASDIIHQMNINLFQGSGIGTLMSVVSILISKGKLDDEGKHYSIPKAIMDLLVENYDAAKSMFDSMSISQSVIDDETIIESKESPQKLLSIINGEMEILNEALTIKSQKFNLSQIPTSVVGKKIRFDESKLSYVIREILLNAIKYSRDKDIIYVIFFHKENFLELKVINPAYQNDDGSSGVPEKYETFVFEPFFRISSVVDDSYAKFEQFRFGLGLPLVKKILDQHQSNVQIYNIENNFRNENSKDVCLTIRFPLFDKEK, encoded by the coding sequence ATGATTCCGCATAGTTTGTTATTTGATAGCGAAAACACAAAACACACTGCAAAATTATTAAAGGAAATAAATTATACCTTTGAAAGAGTAGTTCAATTTGAAGAAATTGCAAAAGCTTTGGAAGATGGAAAATTTCATTTTCTAATATTTCACGTTGCAGATGTAACAAATGATGAAGAACAAAAGAAACTTACAGAACTCACCAAACATTTTCCACAAACGCTAATTCTTGTCATCACTGACAAAACCAAATGGGATACCACAGCATCCCTCTTAAAACAACATATGGTTTATGATTTTATTCAAACACCAATAGAAATAAACCAGTTACAGTTTACATTAGACAGATCTCTTCAATACCTTTTAACAAAACTAAAATCTCAATTCATCAATGAAGCAGAGAATCATCTCTATAGACGTATGGTTGAAATTTTTGATTGGAAAAAATCCCTTTCTCACAAAGAAAACGAAAACATTGCATCAGATATCATTCACCAAATGAATATCAATCTATTTCAAGGCAGTGGAATTGGAACTTTAATGAGTGTTGTCAGTATTCTAATATCTAAAGGCAAATTAGATGATGAAGGGAAACATTATTCCATACCCAAAGCCATTATGGATTTATTAGTAGAGAATTATGACGCTGCCAAAAGTATGTTTGACAGCATGTCTATTTCGCAATCGGTCATCGATGATGAAACAATTATTGAAAGCAAAGAATCTCCACAAAAACTTCTATCCATTATCAATGGAGAAATGGAAATTTTAAACGAAGCACTTACAATCAAATCACAAAAATTTAATTTAAGTCAAATCCCAACTTCAGTTGTAGGTAAAAAAATTCGTTTTGACGAATCAAAACTCTCCTATGTCATTCGAGAAATTCTACTCAATGCCATCAAATATTCGAGAGATAAAGATATTATTTATGTAATTTTCTTTCACAAAGAAAATTTTTTAGAATTAAAGGTAATTAATCCAGCATATCAAAATGACGATGGAAGCAGTGGAGTTCCAGAAAAATATGAAACCTTCGTTTTCGAACCTTTTTTCAGAATTTCATCGGTAGTCGATGATAGTTACGCGAAATTTGAACAATTCAGATTTGGGCTCGGCCTGCCACTGGTAAAAAAAATTTTAGACCAACACCAATCCAATGTTCAAATTTATAATATAGAGAATAACTTTAGAAATGAAAATTCAAAAGATGTATGTTTAACAATTCGATTTCCATTGTTTGATAAGGAGAAATAA
- a CDS encoding response regulator, with translation MAKILTVDDAPAVLKILNLVLTTEGHEVTSATNGTDALQKIESSSFDIGIFDVNMPGMTGIELTEKALKTENGKSMKIVMLTTESSDEMKNKGKAAGAVGWLVKPFANESLVKLISQLT, from the coding sequence ATGGCAAAAATTCTAACAGTTGACGATGCACCGGCAGTTTTAAAAATACTGAACCTGGTCTTAACAACAGAAGGACACGAAGTTACATCAGCTACCAACGGAACAGATGCACTTCAAAAAATTGAATCATCGAGTTTTGACATAGGAATTTTTGATGTGAATATGCCAGGAATGACTGGGATTGAGTTAACAGAAAAGGCACTAAAAACAGAAAATGGTAAATCCATGAAAATTGTCATGCTCACAACTGAATCAAGTGATGAAATGAAAAACAAAGGGAAGGCAGCAGGCGCAGTGGGATGGCTTGTAAAACCGTTTGCCAACGAATCTTTGGTTAAACTTATTTCTCAATTAACGTAG
- a CDS encoding response regulator, whose translation MASILVVDDSSAVLKIVRLALSSQGHRVITCDSGEEALEILKADPSISLGIFDFNMPGLSGVDLILETKKKVGNSNFKLLVLSVENKPEIISNALFQGADAWMLKPFNNEQLIKQVAELLY comes from the coding sequence ATGGCATCTATTCTTGTAGTCGATGACTCCTCTGCCGTTTTAAAAATTGTTCGATTGGCCTTGAGTAGTCAGGGTCATAGAGTCATTACTTGCGATTCAGGGGAAGAAGCTTTAGAAATTCTGAAAGCAGACCCATCCATTAGTCTCGGTATTTTTGACTTCAACATGCCAGGTTTAAGTGGGGTGGATTTAATTCTCGAAACCAAAAAAAAAGTTGGGAACAGTAATTTCAAATTATTAGTTTTATCTGTTGAGAACAAACCAGAAATCATCTCTAACGCTTTGTTTCAAGGTGCAGATGCCTGGATGCTGAAACCATTCAACAACGAACAGTTAATCAAACAAGTAGCGGAGCTTCTATATTAA
- a CDS encoding ATP-binding protein produces the protein MLSLEVNVIFAVTIISVIFNTSLAFIIYFLSKHSKSEVKLVYTAFFLAVLVFRNFALYLFGEENEKIFFFFSESCSIFGSYLLIAAIAPVATKKIKPTYLYFISIFVYLLFVTLLLTEISFFWIAFPSSLFNAGVLVIFGVIVYELNTYPKAFRIFFLTTCLIIALQRLAFPYLFSLEWYRPLGYIINTLFMFLFGVGCIIFNFNIQTKKLNLSLEELELLQKTIKDVNVRLLIMYNQLPAIIYNIEFLPEPRTSYISPKMEEITGYGLNFFYENPDFFKEIVIPEDQHKIAELFAGHSPVILRMIHANGSLIWTEHYVNVSFDILGIEKRIDVVALDITKSKKTEISLLQEKNLNNTVFDNAANLILLTDAKGLIESINSAAETILGIQKIDVLGKYIQDVILLPEDREYLKDVLDDVNEIQNIAESLILRCVTTTNQILFLEWRLGIIRDNRSEPSKIIWIGIDQTSKRAAEIELKELNKSLEEKVKARTKELQSSNFELNSALFALREAQQKLIQSEKMVSLGQLVSGLAHEINNPIGMIKSSVETLISEWEEERIQEKTLRISELIKLILDTDPSGLRIITGLSNRQARISLIDSFRKHELPFSEELAELFVDSGIRNVSHPIISKIKSTIQNKEDFQILRRILLVKQSSEHILYSVKRLSKITYTLKNFAGLQSNLELSDYSLTDTIHSAVSLYKEYFLRDINLVLNLEYSGNVRCIQGDLVQLWSQIIWNSIQAVASKGTIQIRSFKKSETVVVEIEDSGVGVSPENQTKVFMPFFSTKTTGDGLGLGLYLVKEIANRHNANVEFESNPGRTVFKVIFPLTT, from the coding sequence ATGTTATCCTTGGAAGTAAACGTAATCTTTGCAGTTACCATAATATCTGTAATATTCAATACTTCATTAGCGTTTATAATTTACTTTCTATCAAAACACTCCAAATCAGAAGTGAAGTTAGTATATACGGCTTTTTTTTTAGCTGTTCTCGTATTTAGAAACTTTGCCCTTTATCTCTTTGGAGAAGAAAACGAAAAGATCTTTTTTTTCTTCTCGGAAAGTTGTTCAATTTTTGGTTCTTATCTACTAATAGCTGCGATAGCACCTGTTGCGACAAAGAAAATCAAACCAACCTACCTATATTTTATTTCAATTTTTGTTTATCTATTGTTTGTTACTCTTCTATTAACAGAAATAAGTTTTTTTTGGATCGCTTTCCCATCTTCTCTCTTTAATGCAGGAGTCCTTGTTATATTTGGAGTTATTGTTTATGAACTAAATACCTATCCCAAAGCATTTAGAATCTTCTTTTTAACTACATGTTTGATCATTGCCCTGCAGAGGCTTGCATTTCCCTACCTTTTTAGTTTAGAATGGTATAGGCCTCTCGGTTATATCATCAATACCTTGTTTATGTTTTTATTTGGAGTTGGCTGTATAATCTTTAATTTCAACATACAAACAAAAAAACTCAACTTATCATTAGAAGAATTAGAACTTTTACAGAAAACAATCAAAGATGTAAATGTCCGACTTCTCATCATGTACAACCAACTGCCTGCTATCATTTATAATATTGAATTTTTACCTGAACCAAGGACTTCTTATATCAGCCCGAAAATGGAGGAAATCACTGGTTATGGCCTGAATTTCTTTTATGAAAATCCAGATTTTTTCAAGGAGATTGTGATCCCAGAAGACCAACACAAAATCGCCGAATTGTTTGCTGGTCACTCGCCGGTGATTCTTCGGATGATTCACGCCAATGGTTCACTCATTTGGACAGAACATTATGTGAATGTTTCTTTTGATATACTGGGAATCGAAAAACGTATTGATGTAGTGGCACTCGATATTACGAAATCAAAAAAAACAGAAATTTCCTTATTACAGGAGAAAAATTTAAACAACACTGTATTTGATAATGCTGCAAACTTAATTTTGTTAACAGATGCAAAAGGATTGATTGAAAGTATCAACTCTGCTGCGGAAACTATCTTAGGAATACAAAAAATAGATGTTTTAGGAAAATACATTCAAGATGTAATTTTATTACCGGAAGACAGAGAGTATCTTAAAGATGTGTTAGATGATGTTAATGAAATCCAAAACATTGCAGAAAGTTTAATTTTACGATGTGTGACCACGACAAACCAAATTCTTTTTTTAGAATGGAGACTAGGGATCATTCGTGATAACCGTAGCGAACCTTCGAAGATCATATGGATTGGAATTGATCAAACATCAAAACGTGCAGCAGAAATAGAGCTCAAAGAATTGAATAAATCTCTAGAAGAAAAAGTGAAAGCAAGAACCAAAGAATTACAATCTAGTAATTTTGAATTGAACTCTGCTCTTTTTGCTTTAAGAGAAGCACAACAAAAATTAATTCAAAGCGAGAAAATGGTTTCTCTTGGACAGTTGGTTTCTGGACTTGCGCATGAAATTAACAATCCCATTGGGATGATCAAATCATCAGTAGAAACATTAATTTCCGAATGGGAAGAAGAAAGGATCCAGGAAAAAACATTACGTATTAGCGAATTGATTAAGTTAATTCTGGATACTGATCCTAGTGGACTTCGTATCATCACGGGACTATCCAATAGGCAAGCTCGCATATCACTGATTGATAGTTTCAGAAAACATGAACTTCCTTTTAGCGAAGAACTTGCAGAACTCTTTGTTGATTCGGGGATACGCAATGTATCTCACCCGATCATCTCTAAAATCAAATCAACCATTCAGAACAAAGAGGATTTCCAAATTTTAAGAAGAATTTTACTCGTAAAACAATCCTCCGAACATATTTTATATTCAGTAAAACGGCTTTCAAAAATTACATACACTCTTAAAAACTTTGCAGGACTACAATCCAACTTAGAATTATCCGACTATTCATTAACCGATACAATTCATTCAGCAGTATCCCTTTATAAGGAATATTTTTTACGTGATATCAATCTTGTATTAAATTTAGAATATAGTGGGAACGTTCGATGCATTCAAGGAGATTTAGTTCAGCTCTGGAGCCAAATCATTTGGAACTCCATTCAAGCGGTTGCTTCCAAGGGCACAATCCAGATTCGAAGTTTTAAAAAATCAGAAACAGTTGTTGTAGAAATTGAAGATTCAGGAGTTGGAGTTTCACCAGAAAATCAAACAAAAGTGTTTATGCCTTTTTTCTCAACAAAGACAACCGGAGATGGCCTCGGGCTTGGGTTATATTTAGTAAAAGAAATTGCAAACAGGCACAATGCGAATGTAGAATTTGAATCTAACCCAGGAAGAACTGTTTTTAAAGTGATTTTTCCCTTAACTACTTAA
- the purM gene encoding phosphoribosylformylglycinamidine cyclo-ligase, translating to MSNSNKVTYKEAGVDTEKGQEFVKRIKTNVASTHNKNVLGGLGGFAACYDVGFLKSYQEPILLSGTDGVGTKLQIARLLDIHDSVGIDLVAMCVNDILVNGGKPLFFQDYIACGKLFLPRMEAIVSGIVKGCQLADCALVGGETAEHPGVMPDDEYDLAGFVVGVVEKQKMIDGRTIKVGDSIIGLGSSGPHSNGFSLIRRLLLKDGKLPSSTAELDFLKDHIFQPTKIYVKTILSLIEKFSIKGMVHITGGGFYENIPRVLPKGIGAEITHLPESYVFSKLEKDYALDRHDMYGTFNMGIGYILVVDPSHTDDVMSELKSLGEDVYLIGKTNSTEKITIK from the coding sequence ATGTCTAATTCAAACAAAGTTACGTATAAAGAAGCTGGCGTTGATACCGAAAAAGGGCAAGAGTTTGTTAAACGAATCAAAACAAATGTAGCATCTACGCATAACAAAAATGTTTTAGGTGGGTTAGGTGGATTTGCCGCCTGTTATGATGTTGGTTTTTTGAAGTCTTACCAAGAACCAATTTTACTTTCTGGAACAGATGGTGTTGGTACCAAGTTACAAATTGCACGGTTACTTGATATTCATGACTCTGTTGGGATTGATTTGGTCGCAATGTGTGTGAATGATATTCTTGTGAATGGTGGGAAACCATTGTTTTTTCAGGATTATATTGCCTGTGGGAAATTATTTCTGCCAAGAATGGAAGCCATCGTATCTGGTATCGTTAAGGGTTGTCAGTTGGCGGATTGTGCTCTTGTTGGTGGGGAAACGGCTGAACACCCAGGAGTAATGCCTGATGATGAATATGATTTGGCTGGCTTTGTAGTTGGTGTTGTTGAAAAACAAAAGATGATTGATGGCCGTACGATCAAAGTTGGCGATTCTATCATTGGGCTCGGTTCCTCTGGACCACATAGCAACGGTTTTTCTCTTATTAGAAGATTATTATTAAAAGATGGAAAATTACCATCTTCTACTGCGGAATTGGATTTTTTAAAAGATCATATTTTCCAACCAACAAAAATTTATGTAAAAACTATTTTGAGTTTAATTGAAAAGTTTTCCATTAAAGGAATGGTTCACATAACTGGAGGAGGATTTTATGAAAATATCCCGCGAGTATTACCCAAAGGAATTGGTGCGGAAATCACTCATCTTCCAGAAAGTTATGTTTTTTCCAAATTAGAAAAAGATTATGCATTGGATCGTCACGACATGTATGGGACTTTTAATATGGGGATTGGATACATTCTTGTAGTGGATCCATCTCATACGGATGATGTGATGTCCGAATTGAAATCTCTTGGCGAAGATGTTTATTTGATTGGTAAAACAAATTCTACAGAAAAAATTACAATTAAGTAG
- the murI gene encoding glutamate racemase, which translates to MNSRGRYKIGIFDSGLGGLSVLRTLWKETSNIDYIYFGDLINSPYGQKSKSEVLELSKNAFEYLLEKDCEAVLFACNTATSAAADFLRTKHSVPIFGMEPALKPAVAENPGVKIAVFATDLTLKEEKFKNLVSGFPAGTEILPVPCEGLAKLIDKDLWEDAWNLFDSKIKTVVKDCDVFVLGCTHYVFLKERIIYNYPKVKVYDGNLGTTLHMKRVLNLPDFQENKNQLDILLNTSDSDYVHLAGRIAKTITPNHTLSLINTTTGKLHV; encoded by the coding sequence ATGAATTCACGAGGCCGTTACAAAATTGGAATTTTTGACTCAGGCCTTGGCGGTCTATCTGTCCTTAGGACACTCTGGAAAGAAACGTCTAATATTGATTACATTTACTTTGGTGACTTAATCAATTCACCTTACGGACAAAAATCCAAATCGGAAGTCTTGGAACTTTCGAAAAATGCCTTTGAATATTTGTTAGAAAAAGATTGTGAAGCAGTTTTGTTTGCTTGTAATACGGCAACGTCGGCAGCAGCGGATTTTTTGAGAACAAAACACTCTGTCCCTATTTTTGGAATGGAACCTGCTTTGAAACCAGCAGTAGCAGAAAATCCTGGAGTAAAAATTGCGGTTTTTGCAACAGACTTAACTTTAAAAGAAGAAAAGTTTAAAAACCTGGTTTCAGGATTCCCTGCGGGAACTGAGATCCTTCCTGTCCCTTGCGAAGGTCTTGCTAAATTAATCGACAAAGATCTTTGGGAAGATGCTTGGAATTTATTTGATTCAAAAATAAAAACCGTAGTGAAAGACTGTGATGTTTTTGTTTTGGGTTGCACTCACTATGTTTTTCTCAAAGAACGAATTATTTATAATTATCCAAAAGTAAAAGTTTACGATGGTAATTTAGGCACTACATTACATATGAAACGAGTTTTGAATCTTCCTGACTTCCAAGAAAATAAAAATCAGTTGGATATTCTTTTAAATACTTCTGATTCGGACTATGTTCATTTGGCAGGAAGGATTGCAAAAACAATCACTCCTAATCACACTCTTTCGCTCATTAATACTACTACAGGAAAACTCCATGTCTAA